The genomic segment GTATACGCACAACAAGTCAAGGGCCGCACCGGCCCCACGCGCGGTGCCTTCAGCGGAGGCACCGTAGCCAGCATCATTAATATGCTGGAGGAGGCCAGGGAAGACCCTTCAATAATGCAGGATTCCGCAGACCCCTATGCGCTTTACCCCGACGGCATTCCCCCAGGTGAAGACGGTCCAGACCAAACCAAGGCCGTTTACGATCCAGACTTCAAACGTTGGACATCGCCTTTCATGATGGCAGCAATCAATACCAAAGTTGTACGCCGGAGCAACGCTTTGCTTGGCTTCCCGTGGGGCAAGGGCTTCCTCTACGATGAGGCGACGCTTAATAACTCGCGTTGGAAAGCATCACTGGCGAGTGTTGCAGGCGGCATCGGCATGGTATCTCTGGCGATGGGGCCCACTCGGAATTTACTGCAACGGGTTTTGCCAAAGCCTGGCGAAGGGCCCACACGTGAACAACGTGAAGCGGGCTTTTACGAGGTTTACTTCCTCGGCATTGACCCCAGCGATAGAACACACGATACCGCGATTCAGGTTAGCGGCACTCTGGACCCGGGCTACGGGTCAACAGCAAGAATGATAGCCGAAGCGGCGGTTTGTCTTGCTCAGGACGAACTAGCAGCGGGCGGCGGCTTCTGGACGCCTGCTGCTGCTATGGGCGAGCCCTATCTCAACAGATTAACAGAAAAAGCCGGTATAGCCTTCGACGAAGTCGACCCGCGCAGCCTGCAGCCCTGATCGCGATTTATACTGTTGGACAATATAAATAATTACCAGCAGCGCTGCTGGTAAAGCAAACTCAAACCCCGTAACTTGCGTTCAAACAACGACAGTAAAAATGGGAGAATAAGCACGCGGGGTGAGTAGATTTAACCTCACGTTTAGCGGCGAAATTCTGACTGGCGCGAACCCGTCGGCGGTCAGACAGCGCTTTGGCGAACTGTTTGATATTGAGGATGCAGATCGCATAGAACGTTTTTTTTCAGGGCAGACAATTACGCTCAGACGCAATTTAAACCGCAAGGAGGCTGCCCACTATTATCACCAGCTGCACCTCCTCGGAGCCGTTGCTGCCCTCGTAAAAACCACTGCAGAGGAATCTGCGGACCCATCTCCGACTATACCTCGACCACCGGCTGGCAAAGATCCCTCGTCAGCTAAAACGAAAACTAACCAACCTGCTGAGACAGCGGCTACCGATGCGCTGGGCCAAGTTTGGGCTGTTGGCTCAAAGGGCGCGACTTCACTCACCCGGAAAGAGGTATCCGGGGCACCGGCCAGAACAACAAAAAATCCCATCAATCTATCGGCTCGAATCAAAGCGAGTAAGGAGGCGGCTCGTAACCAGGCAGAAGAACAACGGGAAAAAGAAAGCGCCCGCTTAAGCGCCAGAGAGGTGATGCGTGAGGCGGAAGAAAGTCAATTAGGGAGGGCCGAAACAAAGAATACGCGACTCGACCAGGAAAAAGCGTTGCAAAAAGAGCAGGAACGGCCCGCGACACAAGAAAAGACGGAGCGCACTGCAGAGGCCGCACGCATAAAAGCTGAGGCCGAAGAACAACAGCACCGCGAAGAGGCCGCACGCAAAAAAGCCGAGGCGGAAGAACAACAGCGCCGCGAAGATACCGCATGCAAAAAAGCCGAAGCGGAAGAACAACAGCGCCGCGAAGAGGCCGCACGCAAAAAAGCCGAAGCGGAAGAACAACAGCGCCGCGAAGGAACAGCACGCAAAAAAGCCGAGGCGGAAGAACAACAGCGCCGCGAAGAGGCCGCACGCAAAAAAGCCGAGGCGGAAGAACAACAGCGCCGCGAAGAGGCCGCACGCAAAAAAGCCGAAGCGGAAGAACAACAGCGCCGCGAAGAGACCGCACGCAAAAAAGCCGAAGCGGAAGAAAGACAGCGCCTGGCGTCAGAACTGACGGACATCGACCAGCAAACGCAGGAAAAAATACGCCTGATTCAATCAGATGCACTGCAAAAGCGCTCGACCGCAAAACAGCTGTCCGATAAACGCCTGCTGGCCATTGACCACGGAACGCACAGCAGCGCCGCTCAGAGGACTGGATTTCTCGTATTGTCCGAGGCTATCGGTGCCGTGCGCGCCGAAAACGGTAACGCGAACGGAGCGACGCCTCCAGTCAGGACTCATCAGGCTGGTGAGCCCAATTTTTATAGCCTACGCCCTTTTCGCAATACCGAGAAAGTGAAAAACCGCGCCAGTTCAGCCACAACAATGAAAAAGCGCAGCCTCCAGCTGGGCGCTGCAGCAGCACTTCTGTTTCTCGTGTCTGCGGCTCAGTTATTCACTCTGCAAGATAAAGGCCAATTGAACGGGCCTCGCGCCGTGGCCATCGACAGCAATTCAGGCGTAGTGCTGCTGGCAGAAGATACCTTGCTCATGCACGACCGTGCCGGAGTCTTTCAGTCCAGCATTACAGCCACAGACCTTGGCCTGCACTCCCTGCGATCACCATTGGCATTTGACGCCGCTGGCACAATGATCATCGCGGGCTCGATCCTGACAGACTCCGGGGAGACATCGCCTTTGTTCCTGGCACGGTGCAATATGCAGAAAAAAAGCTGCGCACCGCTGCTTCAGAGCAACCTCGGCCTACGTCAGTTCATCGTTAACCCAATGGACAACAGCATATTGCTGGCGGGCGCGGGACAGCTGATCAAAATCGATCCGCAGGGAAAAATCAGTGCAGAAGCCAAGCTGGCGCTGGCGGAGAGCGCGGTGATGCGCTTGCATGCGGGCTTACTTTTTATTAGCAGCGTCGAGGGGCCCGCTATTAGTGTCTACCGCTACGAGGATAGCGCGTTTGCAAAACAGCTGGATGAAATTCTGCTAATCCCGCCCCTTGCGCTCGAATCTGGCCGCAGTAAGGTCGCCAACTTCGCCTGGTCCGCCAACGCCTGGTGGGTTGTACTTCGCAACCCCGATTCAGGCGACCAGGGTGTGTATCGTTTCGATGAGAACTGGGGCTTTCTGAATGAAATCAAGCCTGTTACCAGTGACGTTGCACTGAAACTTGTAAGCTGGGGAGAAAAAACGCTGATTCACAATTTCCGTGACACTGACATCGCGCGCTTCAATGCAGCAGGGAAGCCCGAAATACCGTTTACATCGAGCCGACTGGCAGAGATATTTTCCACACGCGAGGAGCACTCAACGCTTGCCAGATGGTTATGGCAAGGCGGCGTCATCTTTGCCAGCCTACTATTATTCGTATGCGCGGGAGCAGTAGTTCTCAGTGGATTACGCCAGCAAGTCTACAAATCGCACCGCGCAAGTGGCGCGGAGCCCGTTGACGAATACGCACCTAAACTGCGCTGGATAGATCCCGCCGTCGATCGCGCAAAGATACTGCGCCAGCGTGCGATCAGCTACTATCTGATCGCCCTTGCCATCGTCATTATCGCGGCGGCGCAAAGTGTCGACACCTGGCATATGTGCGCGCTGTTGCTATTCCTCAGCGGGCCGGGCATCGCACTTTCTATACTGCGACGTTCGAGCGCAGGCCACATTGGTATCTTGTTCGACCGCCTGCTACTGGTTAACACCGCCGGCATGTACCACATCGCGGGCGGTTCAAATATACAGTTCAGGGGGGCATTCCTGGTCATCGATGACGTCATTGTATTCACGGGGAGCCGACTGCTACCCGCTTTCAATAAAAATCAGGTAACTGAATGGGCTTCGCCCCTGGTAACTGCAGGCATCAAGGTCGATAGCAAAACGATTGTGGTTAAACTGCTCGAGGCCCGTCACCCTGTCGCGCTTGCCATTTGCTCGCTAATGGGTGGCTCGCTGTCGGCGCTGCTGGCCCTGGGGCTGCGGACAATATTCCAGCCATAAGCTGACTGCGCGGGGCGACAGTCGACGGTGCTATTGGATATACTATCGATCACTAAACAGTAATCATCGCGGCATCGCGAAATACAGCAGGGATTGCGGTCTGTATGAGTAAGCAGCAACAAAAACAGGTTCCGCCAACCCCAAACAGGCGCGTGACCCTGTTCGTTACGTGTCTCGCCGACCTCTTTCGGCCATCCGTCGCCTTTGCCTGTCTCAATCTGCTTGAGGAGGCGGGCTGCGAGGTCGTTGTCCCGGCCGATCAGACCTGCTGCGGACAACCCGCATATAACAGCGGCGACCGTGGGGCAGCAATCCCGCTGGCACAGCAGGTAGTGTCACTGCTGGAGCCAGCCGACTATGTTGTTATCCCCTCCGGCTCCTGTGCCGGCATGATCACCCACCACTACCCCAGCCTGCTAACTGGCAAATGGCGCGAACGCGCGCTCGAAGTGAGCGCCAAAACCTACGAGCTAACCGTTTTCCTGCAGGATATTGCCGGGATACCCCCCCGGAGCCATACCACGACAGCGCAAGCGTCTGTTACCTACCATGATGGTTGTGCCGGTCTGCGAGAGCTTGGGATACAGAATCAACCGCGTCAGCTGTTGAAAAATTTGTGCGGAGTGGACGTCGATGAGCTGCAACAAAGTGAAGTCTGTTGCGGCTTCGGTGGCACGTTCTGCGCGAAAATGCCGGAGATCTCCGCCAGAATGGTGGATGACAAGCTTGAAAACGCCTTGGCCACAGGCGCCACTGTACTGACTGGCGGTGACCTTGGCTGCCTGATGAATATTGCTGGAAGAGCACGCCGACAAGGCAAAGAATTGGAAGTCAGGCATATCGCAGAGCTGCTGGCCGATCAGCGAGACACTCCGGCCATTGGCGAGGGTCAGTAAGCAATGGAGATTAGCAGCGATACGTTTCTCGATAATGCCTCTGCTGCGCTCAGGGACACCGACAAGGCGAAGCGCAGAGATCTTATCGCGATCGCCACGACTCAAATACGCCAGGCGGCCATCGATGAGTTCGAAGGATTTGATGCACTGCGCAAGCATATCAAGCGCATACGGCAACATTCACTAAACAACCTCGCGCACTACCTTGAAAAGTTTGAACAGGAAGCGGTTCAAAATGGTAATCATGTGCATTTTGCCAGCGATGGCGCGCAACTCAACGACATTGTGCTCGATATTTGCCAGCGGCACGGGGCAAAAAAGGTAATCAAGGGGAAATCCATGATTACCGAGGAAACAGGACTAAATGGCTTTCTTGAACGGGGTAATCTCGACGTCGTAGAAACGGACTTGGGCGAATACATTATTCAACTGGCCGGAGAAGCTCCAAGCCACATCGTCGGACCCGCACTGCACAAATCTGCGGCTGAAATTGGCGAACTGTTTCTGGCGAATCACAACCTCGGAGACAGGGAATTCGAAGAAACCGAGAATCTGGTCGATGAAGCCAGGAGCGTTTTAAGAGAGCATTTTCTGAAGGCCGATGTCGGAATCATCGGCTCAAATGCGCTGATAGCCGAGAACGGCTATTCCATGCTGGTCACCAACGAGGGCAATGGTGATCTTTGCGCCAACCTGCCCGGCGTACTGGTTATCTGTACGTCTATCGACCGAGTGCTGCCACTTGCTGAAGATGCTACCGCTATGCTGCGCCTGCTGGTTCGCTCCGCAACAGGACAACCACAAACCTGTTATACCAGCTTCTACTCTGGCCCACGACGAGACACCGATATTGATGGACCTGTCGAAACGCATTTCGTCCTGCTGGACAATCGGCGCAGCGACATTCTTGCCAGCGACTACCGTGAGATGCTCGAATGTATCCGCTGCGGCGCCTGTCTCAATCATTGTCCAATTTACGCCAGTGTTGGGGGTCACGCCTATGGATCCGTCTACCAGGGCCCCATGGGCTCAGTGCTCACGCCTCTTTTAACCTCGCTGGAGGAGAGCAGCGCCTTGCCCAATGCCTGTACCACCTGCGGTCGGTGCGCCGAGGTCTGCCCCGCAGACATACCCCTCCCCGACCTGTTGCGGGATCTGCGACAGGAAGAAAACGATAAAAAATTAACATCAAGCCGCTGGCGCTCTGGGTTAAAGCTGCACAGTTGGATTGCACGTCATCCAAGACTCTACCAATGGATTACCGGAATAGTAATACCCGCAATGCATATTATCGGTGGCTCTCGCGGCCGTTTATCGCGACTACCTATGGCGTCAGGCTGGACCAGCCAGCGAGACTTTCCAGCACCCGAATCACGGACATTCATGCAGCAGTACAAAGCGAGACTGAGAAAAAATCATGAGCAATAGTTCTCGAGCAGAACTGTTTGATAAATTGCGCGAAACGGCATCGGGGCAGAGCGCAGGAAGAATCGAGTTAGAACGCAATGCTATGGGCAGCGGCAACGCACCCTTTGTTTCAGCTGAGAAACCCAGCCTGACCTATCTGCAAAATGTTCTTGCCAACCGGGGCAGCATCACTTGTGTTGCGAACCGTAATGAAGCCGTTCAGGCCGTTGGAAACTACCTGTACGGACACTTCCGCAGCCATCGACTGGTGGCGGGAAACGATCCGCGGCTTGCGGCCATGCCATGGCGCGATGCCGGAGTATTACCCCGCTTCGGCAGCCTCGAGGGAGGTGAGCCGGCAGCACTGAGCTACGCCAAGCTGGGCATTGTTGAAACGGGCGCAGTTGTCACTTACACGGGCAAAGGTAATCCCTGCGCAAATCACTTGTTGCCAGAGCACCACCTCGTTTTGGTGGACGTCAATGATCTCGTCCTTAACCTCGAACAAGCCTGGGAAATGATTAACGGCGACCTTGCAAAGGATGGGCGCCCACGGGGAATCAACATGATCGCAGGCCCATCCAGCACGGCAGATATTGAAGGCCAACTGGTATATGGCGCCCACGGCCCGCGTCGGTGGCACGTAATCCTTTTGGGCGAGGTGCCCGAAGAAACCAGAGAGTTAGCCGAAAGCAACGTCCCGACGGACTGAGAATAAACGCGTCGGGCTGCTCCTACGGCAGCGATGTATAGCTGAATTTTTGTCCGCCCAGAGCAGCCTCGAACATCAACCCCCCTGTTGCAACAGTGAAGATTGCCATGCCTTTGCGATACCCTGCTGACGTTGTGGCCGCATCATTGCGACCACCGCTGATACCTGCCGTAGCGCCACCGCCGGTATTTGCCTCGGCGGAAACTCCAGCAGTGATTGCGACGGCTGTCGCCTGGGCGCTGAATTCAAAATTCCCGGAAGTGAACGACTTGAACGCATCTTCATTCTTGAAAAAAATAATCTGGCTGTATGCCTGGCCTCCCAGCTGCGCGCCCAACGTGAGCTGCGTCACCGTGGAGTTTCCAACATGTTTGTCCGCGACAAACACCTTACCCTCGCCGTAGGCACCCCCTACAACAAAACCGGCCTTACCCACTGTGGGATATATCGCAAAGCCATATGCGGTCTTAAAATACTCTCCACTCTGCCCTGCGTTCTTGAACACATTGATAGCATCAGCATAGCTGTTGCCCCAGGCAGCAGACGTAAAGACGAATAGCACAAAGCTGGCGAACAGAACTTTTACTTGCGTATACATTGGTTCACACCTCTCATCGGGTGGCGGAATCAACCGCGCTATGCGGCAGGCCTTATTACCCATTTTGTGCAGGACAGCAGATTAGGTCAAGTGTGACATATGAGCAAGCAGATCACACACTCGGCAGGAGTAACCCCATTCGTTGTCGTACCAGTTCAATACTCTCAAATAACGCCCGCCAGTAATACCCGTGAATCCAGAGTCATAAATTGAGGAATGAGCATTACCAATGATGTCTGTAGAGACGATCGGCACGTCGCTATACTGCAAAATACCCTGCAGGCGGCTTGACTCAGAGGCCTGTAAAACGACCTCGTTAACATCAGAAACGCTTACGCGACGAGAAAGTCTCACGAATAGATCAACAACAGAGCCGTCTGGCACCGGCACTCGTGCAGCAATGCCATGCAGCTTGCCCGCTAGGCCGGGCAATACCTCACCCACCGCTTTGGCGGCTCCGGTAGACGTGGGAATAATATTTTCCGCCGCTGCACGGCTGCGGCGCCAATCTGAATGCGGTACATCCGCCAGACGCTGATCGTTCGTGTAAGCGTGCACAGTGTTAATTACGCCCTCTTCAATACCAAAGGCATCATCGAGTACCCGCGCCATCGGAGCCAGGCAATTGGTGGTACAACTCGCATTGGATACCAATTGATGAGTAGCGTTCAGCCCTTCCTCATTTACTCCCAGCACTACCGTATAGTCGACAGGATCCTTGGCGGGAACCGTGAGAACTACGCGCTGCGCTCCTGCGTTCAAATGTCCCTCGAGCTGTTTGCGCTTACGGAATACACCAGTAGCCTCCACGACCGCGTCAATTCCAAGCTCGGACCATGGCAAGTCTGCTGGACTGGGCTCGTTAAGCAGTTTTACGCGGCCCTTGTCGGTAACAAAATGATCTTCTTCCAGCACAAGCCGTTTCCCGAATGGTCCCATGACCGTATCGTACGCCAGCAGATAACGCAGCGCGTCGTTATCGAAAAGATCGTTAATTGCCACGACCTCCATGTCGTCTCTGTCTTCGATAATGCGGAATACGGACCGCCCGATCCGCCCAAAGCCGTTGATAGCAATTCTCATGCCTTGGCCTCCTGCTGATCCAACTGCCCGTAGAGACGCACCAGATCCAGCAATCGAGCTGCATGCCCCAACGTTTCGTACCAACTCAGCGTTTTAATCGTATGACCACCCGCCTTGATAGTACCTCTGAGATCGAACACGACGGAGGCCGGATTGCCAATCACATCCGACGAAACAATGGGGTCTTCCACGGTATCCAAGACTCCAGGGCTCTGCGACGCGGCTGCACACATTGCGCTATTTATTTCCTCGACGCCCACCGTGCCATCTTCCAGCACAAGATTCACATCCAGTAGACACCCTTCCTGCACGGGCACATTCAGCGCCCACGTCATAATCTTGTCTTCAAACGCAGGCAATACACTACCTATCCAGAGTGAGGCCTCATGTGTATTGGGAATAATATTTTTAGCCGCCGACCGACTGCGCCGAAAGTCGCTACCGGCATAATCCTGCAAAGCCTGATCAGAGGTAAACGCATGGATTGTCGTCATGCTTGCGCATTGTATTGCAACCTGTTGAGAAAGACCGTGCAGTAAGAGACACAACGCCGTCGTCGTCGGTGAGCCTGCAGATATCATTCTATCGCTCGCTTGGGCCGCCGCCCCATTTATCGTCGGGACCACTATTCTGTCTATAACGTCCAGAGGCAATGTGCGCAGCAACACGCGCCCGGCACCGTTGGATAGATGCTCTTCCATACTGCGCTGGTCACGAAACCGGCCAGTCGCATCAATTACCGCATCGACCGAAAAAATATCCCAAGGCATTTCAGCGGGCCGGTCAATCTGCATCAATCGGGCACGAAAACGCGGATTGACCAAAAAATTTCCCTCCAGCTTATACCGCGTCGGATCTGCTACCTCGGAGCAAAGCAGATAATGCAGGATTTCCCGCTCCCCAATATCCGCAATCGCGACCACTTCTACATCGTCGGCCGCGGAGGCCAAATCATAGATTTGACGGCCCATCTGGCCAAAGCCCATGATGCCAACCCTGAAGGGCCGCTTGTCAGCCATACTGCAATACCTCCCGTTGCGGATGCCGTGCCCGGCGAAGCCTCATTCTCTCTTGCCCGGACGAAATCTTCCAGACCAACGTCGGATCGACTACATCGCCAGAAGCAGTGTAATGTTCGGAGCATCGTCGAATGGATGGAGGCCGGCACCAGAAAGAAACCAGGCGTACTTAAAAAGCACCCTAAGCGACCTCGGCAACCTGCGTCAGATCGATGCCGTAGGCCGGCGGCTCCAGACTTTGCGTGATATGGAGCGCGTTGTTGCTATCGCCCGTGCCGTCATCATGCAAATCAATCACATGAGGCTGAGGAATGCGGTTTTTCTTGTTGTCCAGAAGGAGCAGGACTTTGGGGCGTAGCCGCCGTGTGCGATATTCTGCGACGACAACACCTGCTTCACCCGAAGACAGCTCTACCAGCGTCCCAGCGGGATAAATACCTACCGCCTGAATAAAGGTCTCAACCAGTTCCGCCTGAAAGTCCTGATCGCGAGAGTGGTAAAAAAATTTAATCTCATCAAGCGGCACACGCGGCCGATCGGGATTCAGCTTTTTGGAGCCCTGTTTACCAGTTTGCTTCCGCAACACACGACGATTCTGGAGTCCTACCTTTTGACTGCGCCGAAAATCGACCTGCACGTACTCACAGTCCGTTTGCAGACGCGAGATATCGTCCGCGCTTTCAATCACAAAACCTTGAGTGATGAACGGTGTTTCCAACCAAGGGCGATCCAAACCGCTGAAAAACATGCCAACGCTGAACTCACTGGTTGCCACTTTTTGGGTCTCCAGCATTTTTAAATGCCCTTTCCTTTTACTACCAGAGCAGTCGATATCTGACGTAAATAACTGATAAATATGGACTTTGTTTACTCTCTCTAGCCCGAATTTATGCGTTTGCCCGGCAACTGTCCACCGATAAGTGGCGTTTCCTTCAGATAATTACCGGAAATGCGACCAGGGCCAACTTCTGGCCCCTTGCGCGGCCATGACGTGCAACCGAACGGGCCTGTAGCAGCTGCAAAAGGGCCCGCTGATAGGGAGAAACCGACCGCCTCTGTGATATATTCTTACGCTGGCGGTCACCATCCGCTGCGTAACGTTGAACAACAGAGAATTATTTACTATGCGTAGCCTCTACATCGTCCTGGGCGTGCTCGCTCTCGCGCCCGTCTGCGTGGTTGCCGCTCTGATCGCTACCGGAACAGTAGATGACAAAAGCCTGGGCATGATGCTTAACCTCATGACGGGCGCCGATGGCCCCACTGCGGACGAGTCCACGCTGGCGAAACGCTATCAGGTACCCGATGGCTTTCAGATTTCACTTTACACGTCAGATTTGCCGCGCGCTCGCTTCCTGCGTTTTACACCCGGCGGGGATCTTCTGGTCAGCCGCCCCCACGAGGGCGACATTGTGCTGCTGGAAAAAGACATCAACGGAGATGGTCGCCCCGACGGCACAAGAGTATTGCTTACGGACTTGCAGCGCCCTCTGGGTATTGATATTCACGATAACTGGCTTTACATCGCAGAGTCCGATCGCATCAGTAAAATCCGCTTCGATAGTGAACGAGGCCAAACCAGTGGTGAACTGCTCACTGTTGTGCCTAACCTGACTGATGACGGCAATCACTGGTCCAAGACACTGCGTATCGGCCCCGATGAAAAGATTTATCTGAGCCAGGGTTCGACCTGCAATATATGCGAAGAGGAGGACGCTCGACGCGCCACCATGATGCGTTTTGAACTGGACGGCAGCAAGGGTGAGATCATTGCCACGGGTCTGCGCAACAGCGTTGGTTTCGACTGGGCACATTGGGATCAAGCTTTGTATGCCACCGACAATGGCCGGGATTTACTGGGGGACGATACGCCGCCCTGCGAGCTAAACCTCATACAGCCAGGCAAATTCTATGGCTGGCCCTATTTTTACGGTGACAACATTGCAGACCCTGACATGGCAGCAGATCCGCAGGCGGCTGAACGTTCGCCGACACAACCAGTGCATCCCTTTCGCGCTCATAACGCCCCGCTGGGTATCACGTTCCTCGATGGCTCCGAACTACCCGAGGACTATAACCGGAGTGCCCTCGTAGCGCTGCACGGTTCCTGGAACCGAAGCTCACTGGACGGTTACAAAGTAGTCTCTCTGCACTGGACACCGACAGGCATAGAAGAACGGGACTTTCTCACGGGATTCCTGCAAGAAGAAGGGGTCAGCGGGCGCCCGGTTGACGTGGCGCAAGCGCAGGATGGCTCTATTTACATATCGGACGACTACGCCGGGGCGATTTATCGTGTCACCCATCAGCCAGACGGTGAAAGCTCTGCAGTTCCCGTGCTACAAACAACCAGTCGGCTGGACGAGAAGCCGCCCCAGTGGCTGGCAAATGCAGACCTGCCCGCGATGGCAAGCAGTGGCAAAATGCTGTACCGGAGATTAGGCTGTCGTGGCTGTCATGAAGAAGGGCAAAACCCCAGCCGGCTCGACGCACTGTCTACCCGACTGGGCTACAGCGCAACGATCGATGCCCTTGCCTACCCACAAGCACCCATGCCGGCGTTTCCGCTCAGCAATAATGAACGGCGCGAACTAGCGGTGTACCTGCTATGGAATCCAGAGAGCGCAGATTAAAGCAAATGCTGCGTCATCTACCCAACAGTCTTACTGCTCTGCGACTCCTGTTGGCCGCTCCCCTCGGGCTAATGATATTACGCGGTGATTATGCTTCGGCACTGACCATTGGCTGTCTCGCTGGCATGACCGATGCCCTCGATGGCTTTCTCGCCAGGAGACTGAATGCCCAATCGAGATTAGGGGCAGCACTGGACCCTGTCGCCGACAAAATACTTATCACAGTGACTTTCGTGTGCTTCGCACAGATAGGGCTCGCCCCTTGGTACCTGGCGATTGTCGTCTTTTGCAGAGACATAATTATCGTTATTGGCGCTATCTCTTATCACAAAATGATCGGTCCGTTCGAGTTCAGTGCCACCCGGCTAAGCAAAGGAAATATGTTTGTACAAATCAGTTTCTGCGTTCTTGTATTACTGGCGCAAGTTATCGAAGGGGTGCCGCCAATAATTTTGTTCAGCTGTATGGTGGCCGTACTCTTCTTTGCCGTCGCCAGTGGTCTGGATTATGCGCTGTCCTGGACCATCAAGGCCCTGCAAGTTCGTAAGGTCCGCAAACCATGACTATGAATTCTCTCATCTTACGGGTCACAGCATCGTGAATTCAGAGCAGAAAATTCATGTATTGACGTACAATATCCACAAGGGTTATTGCAGCGGCAATCGCAGGTTTATGCTCGATTCGATGCGCGAGCGTATTGCAGAAACTGGCGCGGATATTGTATTCCTGCAAGAAATTCATGGGATAGCAATTAAGAGTCAGGCAAAACGCCGGCGGTTCTCGTATCCGGACCAGCCACATTTTGAGTATCTGGCCAATGAAGCCTGGCCGCACTTCGCTTACGGTCGAAACGCCATCTATCGAAAGGGTGACCATGGTAATGCCATTCTCAGCATGTACCCTTTTGCCAGCTGGGAAAATATAGATATTTCAATTTTTCCGCGGTCAAGTCGCAGCATTCTGCACGGTGTGATTGAGCTTCCGCACAAGAGCACACGACTACACACGTTGTGCGTTCATCTTGGTTTGCTTGAACAAGAAAGGAAAGAGCAACTCCAGGTGCTGACCGACCGAATCAACAACCATGTCCCCAAAGATGAGCCGATGATAATAGCCGGCGATTTTAATGACTGGCGGCGTCGGGCGGAACAGCACTTGCATGCAGACCTCGGCCTGCGTGAACTATTCGTGCAGCTGCGCGGCAGACATGCCCTCTCCTACCCCGTCTGGCGCCCTTTGCTGCCGGTGGATCGAATCTACTATCGCGGCCTTGAACCCGCCGCATGCCAGCGCCTCAACACGGGCCCCTGGCGCGAACTGTCTGATCATGCCGCGCTGTTCGGAATATTCCGTGTTTGATACCTATCGAAAGGGGCGCCATTCTTGTTAGCGTAAAGGGTTGCCGAGACAACACACAATCAGTATCTTTCGGCTACATTCATTCTTCTCCTGACATCTACAGATTTCAAAACGAAGAACCCCATACAACTTTAATCGCGCGGACAAAGCACGGAGATATAAAAATGAGTATACGGGACGTTGTAGCCACGCTGACGGAAGCACCCACCCTCCTCCGCATCTCAAAGGAAATTAAGCCAAGATCCCCGGACTCACGGGACTGTTTTGCAGCGAGACTAGAATCAACAG from the Candidatus Marimicrobium litorale genome contains:
- a CDS encoding glyceraldehyde 3-phosphate dehydrogenase NAD-binding domain-containing protein, which codes for MADKRPFRVGIMGFGQMGRQIYDLASAADDVEVVAIADIGEREILHYLLCSEVADPTRYKLEGNFLVNPRFRARLMQIDRPAEMPWDIFSVDAVIDATGRFRDQRSMEEHLSNGAGRVLLRTLPLDVIDRIVVPTINGAAAQASDRMISAGSPTTTALCLLLHGLSQQVAIQCASMTTIHAFTSDQALQDYAGSDFRRSRSAAKNIIPNTHEASLWIGSVLPAFEDKIMTWALNVPVQEGCLLDVNLVLEDGTVGVEEINSAMCAAASQSPGVLDTVEDPIVSSDVIGNPASVVFDLRGTIKAGGHTIKTLSWYETLGHAARLLDLVRLYGQLDQQEAKA
- a CDS encoding DUF3391 domain-containing protein → MLETQKVATSEFSVGMFFSGLDRPWLETPFITQGFVIESADDISRLQTDCEYVQVDFRRSQKVGLQNRRVLRKQTGKQGSKKLNPDRPRVPLDEIKFFYHSRDQDFQAELVETFIQAVGIYPAGTLVELSSGEAGVVVAEYRTRRLRPKVLLLLDNKKNRIPQPHVIDLHDDGTGDSNNALHITQSLEPPAYGIDLTQVAEVA
- a CDS encoding PQQ-dependent sugar dehydrogenase, with translation MRSLYIVLGVLALAPVCVVAALIATGTVDDKSLGMMLNLMTGADGPTADESTLAKRYQVPDGFQISLYTSDLPRARFLRFTPGGDLLVSRPHEGDIVLLEKDINGDGRPDGTRVLLTDLQRPLGIDIHDNWLYIAESDRISKIRFDSERGQTSGELLTVVPNLTDDGNHWSKTLRIGPDEKIYLSQGSTCNICEEEDARRATMMRFELDGSKGEIIATGLRNSVGFDWAHWDQALYATDNGRDLLGDDTPPCELNLIQPGKFYGWPYFYGDNIADPDMAADPQAAERSPTQPVHPFRAHNAPLGITFLDGSELPEDYNRSALVALHGSWNRSSLDGYKVVSLHWTPTGIEERDFLTGFLQEEGVSGRPVDVAQAQDGSIYISDDYAGAIYRVTHQPDGESSAVPVLQTTSRLDEKPPQWLANADLPAMASSGKMLYRRLGCRGCHEEGQNPSRLDALSTRLGYSATIDALAYPQAPMPAFPLSNNERRELAVYLLWNPESAD
- a CDS encoding CDP-alcohol phosphatidyltransferase family protein, which translates into the protein MESRERRLKQMLRHLPNSLTALRLLLAAPLGLMILRGDYASALTIGCLAGMTDALDGFLARRLNAQSRLGAALDPVADKILITVTFVCFAQIGLAPWYLAIVVFCRDIIIVIGAISYHKMIGPFEFSATRLSKGNMFVQISFCVLVLLAQVIEGVPPIILFSCMVAVLFFAVASGLDYALSWTIKALQVRKVRKP
- a CDS encoding endonuclease/exonuclease/phosphatase family protein, encoding MNSEQKIHVLTYNIHKGYCSGNRRFMLDSMRERIAETGADIVFLQEIHGIAIKSQAKRRRFSYPDQPHFEYLANEAWPHFAYGRNAIYRKGDHGNAILSMYPFASWENIDISIFPRSSRSILHGVIELPHKSTRLHTLCVHLGLLEQERKEQLQVLTDRINNHVPKDEPMIIAGDFNDWRRRAEQHLHADLGLRELFVQLRGRHALSYPVWRPLLPVDRIYYRGLEPAACQRLNTGPWRELSDHAALFGIFRV